One Cellulomonas sp. NS3 genomic region harbors:
- a CDS encoding NAD(P)-dependent alcohol dehydrogenase → MATEAVPRTMSAVAQDRYGTPSEVLTVREVPVPALGPGDVLVRVRAAGVNPADVFLTTGRPAMMRVVLGLRRPRPATRGQDVAGTVVAVGADVSTFRPGDDVYGEGDFGKTTGSYAEYARLPHTVLAPKPERLTFAQAGAVPMVGLTARRALQVAQVGPGQRVLVIGASGGVGHAAVQLAVALGAEVTGVCSTRNVELVRGLGAAHVVDYTREDLTERAERYDVILDNVATVPLRRLRRLLTPRGTLLMNSGHGGRVLGPLPRMARGAALSLVGGRTIRPFTMSPTTADLVALTELVDAGALTPVVERTYPLAEAAAAIEHVAGGHVAGKVVVVA, encoded by the coding sequence ATGGCCACGGAGGCGGTACCGCGCACGATGTCGGCGGTCGCGCAGGACCGCTACGGGACGCCGTCCGAGGTGCTCACGGTGCGCGAGGTCCCGGTGCCGGCGCTCGGGCCCGGCGACGTGCTCGTGCGGGTGCGCGCCGCGGGCGTGAACCCGGCGGACGTGTTCCTCACGACCGGGCGCCCGGCGATGATGCGGGTCGTCCTCGGCCTGCGTCGTCCGAGGCCTGCGACGCGCGGCCAGGACGTCGCGGGCACGGTCGTGGCGGTCGGCGCGGACGTGTCGACGTTCCGTCCCGGCGACGACGTCTACGGCGAGGGGGACTTCGGGAAGACGACCGGGTCGTACGCCGAGTACGCCCGGCTGCCGCACACCGTGCTCGCCCCGAAGCCCGAGCGGCTGACGTTCGCCCAGGCGGGCGCCGTCCCGATGGTGGGGCTGACCGCGCGGCGCGCGCTGCAGGTCGCCCAGGTCGGGCCGGGGCAGCGGGTGCTCGTGATCGGTGCGTCCGGGGGCGTCGGGCACGCCGCCGTGCAGCTCGCCGTGGCCCTCGGGGCCGAGGTGACGGGGGTGTGCAGCACACGCAACGTCGAGCTGGTGCGCGGGCTCGGGGCGGCGCACGTGGTCGACTACACGCGCGAAGACCTCACCGAGCGCGCCGAGCGGTACGACGTGATCCTCGACAACGTCGCGACCGTCCCGCTGCGGCGCCTGCGCCGGCTGCTCACGCCCCGCGGGACGCTGCTCATGAACAGCGGCCACGGCGGCCGCGTCCTCGGCCCGCTCCCCCGCATGGCGCGCGGCGCGGCGCTGTCGCTCGTCGGCGGCCGGACGATCCGGCCGTTCACCATGTCCCCGACCACCGCCGACCTCGTCGCCCTGACCGAGCTCGTCGACGCCGGAGCACTGACCCCGGTCGTCGAGCGGACGTACCCGCTGGCCGAGGCGGCCGCCGCGATCGAGCACGTCGCGGGCGGGCACGTCGCGGGGAAGGTCGTGGTCGTGGCCTGA